The following nucleotide sequence is from Trifolium pratense cultivar HEN17-A07 linkage group LG2, ARS_RC_1.1, whole genome shotgun sequence.
CAATCCCAAGAGGATGAAACTGAACTCTTTTATGACATCAAATTCTCCATTTTCCCAAATTTGCCCTCACTTTCACTATAGAAGTTTGAACCACCACCATGATACATATGAAAGCTTCTATCCACCAAATGCATTGCTTTCACAAAGAAAGTTTGTCCATTTTGGTAATTGCACCTACCAAACATATATTTGCTTTTGGTATATATAAACTTTATGTTCCTTCTCTTAATTACACATATATTTATATCTCATTCTTTTCTGTGCTCCTTAATTTCTTTCTTAGTCTAAGAGATTGTTTATCCATCCTTGCAGGTAAAAACTAGACACCCCATTTTCtcacattgtttattttattcaagATTTTGAGAAATTTTGAATCTTTTTCAATATGATTGTGTTATGGAGTGTAGTTAGTTCTTGGTGATTAATGGGTTTGATTCTGATTTGTTTAATAGTTTATAGATCTTCGGTTATTTTAAGTTTCTTGTATAGTaagttattcaattttttatcttttattcaaTAGCTCTGTTGTGTGTTTTGATATGAAGCTCTTTGGAATTTATTGGATTTTGGTTGAATAAATCTCAACTTTTTTGTTTCTCTAGTTAATGTTGGATTTGAATTGCTTACCGTCACAATCACACACACGCAGTCAACATTTTGATGGTCGTTGGTTCGATTTCAAACAGTGCAGAAAGCAAGTAAATTTCGACTTTTTTTTACTCTAAACTACTGAACTTGAAATTTTAGACCGTCCGATCTTGAACCAACAGGCATTGATGTGATGACTGCGTGAATGTGTGAAATTGTGACAGGATGCAACCCAAATTAGTTAATGTTAGATCTACTAAGAGACTTTGTTTAAGATTGGTCAATGAATAGTCAACTTGTAGTCATGGAAGTTTTCACCAAATCATCATCCATGATTGCATGTGTTATATAGATCTATATTCTTCTATGATCattttttgatttgttttggtAATTGCTTTGTGATTATAGAAGAAATTGAACAAATTATTGTTTCATGACATCAATGTCATGTCACTATAAAGCCAATGGTTGAAAGATTTCAAATAAAAGGTTGGCTACCGCAATCTTGGCCATGATATATTTAATGGTTTCTGAGGCGTTATCAGCCGcatttaattgtaattttccGCAATATGAAGGATCCCGACGTGATCAAAACTTTATTGCAACCTCTATTTAAAATGATCTTGATATAGCATATTTCGAGTTAGCTTTTGCTGCATAACTGTTTTTACTGACACATTTGAATCCCTCATTGGATAggtttgaaaagaaaaaatggttAAGATTTGCTGCATTGGTGCTGGATATGTGGGAGGTCCAACAATGGCAGTCATTGCATTAAAGTGTCCATCCATTGAAGTAGTGGTCGTCGATATCTCGAAATCGCGCATTGCAGCATGGAACAGTGATAAGCTTCCTATCTATGAGCCAGGTCTTGATGAAGTAGTAAAGCAATGTCGTGGCAAGAACCTTTTCTTCAGCACTGAAGTTGAAAAACATGTCTATGAAGCCGACATAGTGTTTGTATCTGTCAACACGCCGACAAAAACTCGCGGTCTTGGAGCTGGAAAAGCAGCTGATTTAACATATTGGGAGAATGCAGCTCGGATGATCGCCGATGTTTCCAAGTCCGACAAAATTGTGGTAGAGAAATCAACTGTTCCTGTCAAAACTGCTGAAGCTATAGAGAAAATTATGACACACAATGCAAAAGGTATCAAATTTCAGATTCTGTCAAACCCGGAATTTCTCGCCGAGGGAACTGCAATTCAAGACCTTTTCAATCCAGATAGAGTGCTCATCGGAGGCAGAGAAACCCCGGAAGGCGAAAAAGCAATTCAAACGTTGAAAAATGTTTATTCTCAATGGATTCCAGAGGGAAAAATCTTGACAACAAATCTTTGGTCAGCAGAACTTTCTAAGTTAGCTGCTAATGCCTTCTTAGCTCAAAGGATTTCATCTGTCAATGCATTGTCATCACTTTGCGAAGCGACCGGTGCAAATGTTAACCAAGTTTCCTACGCGGTTGGTACCGACACAAGAATCGGACCGAAGTTTTTGAATGCAAGTGTCGGTTTCGGTGGTTCTTGCTTCCAAAAAGATATCTTAAACCTTGTTTACATTTGTGAGTGTAATGGTTTACCAGAAGTTGCTGAATACTGGAAACAAGTTATCAAGATCAACGATTATCAGAAGAGTCGGTTCGTGAACCGGGTAGTTGCATCGATGTTTAACACGGTTTCTAACAAAAAGATAGCTATATTAGGATTTGCATTCAAGAAGGATACCGGCGATACACGTGAGACGCCGGCTATTGACGTGTGTAAAGGGCTACTTGGTGATAAAGCGCGTGTGAGTATATTCGATCCGCAGGTAACCGAGGATCAAATACAAAGGGATTTGTggatgaataaatttgattggGATCATCCTATACATTTGCAGCCAACTAGTACTCCTTCAAATGAGAAGAATGTGAGTGTGGTTTTGGATGCTTATGAAGCAACAAAAGATGCAGATGGTGTCTGTATTTTAACTGAATGGGATGAGTTTAAGAAACTTGATTATCAGAAGATTTATGATAATATGAGAAAACCAGCATTTGTTTTTGATGGAAGGAATGTTGTTGATTGTGATAAGCTACGTGAGATTGGTTTCATTGTTTATTCAATTGGTAAGCCACTTGATCCATGGCTTAAAGATATGCCAGCTGTGGCTTAAAACATTACTTGATTTaacataaaagaatttaatgtttaaaaagtataatgcacaagttacaagagaatattactatatttgtattcttaacatgtgctcttggtgcacatgttaacattttccttaagtAAAAAATTGTGGCTTAAAGTTTGattcaattttattaatattttttttttcttttacaatttttcttgatattttgataCTTTCCTATAGTAGTTGTCAAAAATTAGTGTAAGTTATGGGAATGTTGTAAGAGGTACTATGCTTTTATAATGCAATTCAATACCGTTTGCCTGTTATGACTTATGAATTTAGGAGCCAgagacattttttatttatttaattaacatGTTACTATCACCCATTGGTGAATTTTTGGAAAGTACTATAAGAAAACATATTGGGTCTACACTAACTTGTACTTCGGCACATAATTAAGATTCTAAACTTCAAGTTTATATAGTCTGTACCGTAACTTCAAATTCGCAACATACAAAACTTTCGCTGAAAACCTGGCATATGATTGAAATGAAAATCGGGACTCCATCCCAATTTTCTTTTCCAAATgtgttaagaatatagatagttagttaatcaactagagttagttgataggttaccaagttagttaggaggttagaaagttagttagggagttagttactccaaattgtcctataaataagctacttcattgtacattttactcattcttttatcaatctatattcattcaatatgaatttctatgagtatcttcctcatgaatactcttatgcactctatcttgccgacatctatgatctttatcccttcgattccatgattcataacatggtatcagagcgatacccgagggatgaagatgaagattgcgcTTCCGCTTACGATTCTGAAAgttgtgaagaagaagaagaatctgaCGACGTTGCAATTCTCAGCACTTCTACTCAAGATCTGGAATTTTCAACTTCGCAAGATTCAATCCTTTTTGGCAGCTTCGCAAGTCCAATTATTCAGGTTCCTATTCCTTCTATTACACCATATTCTGATGGTTTCTCCATCAAGATTGGGGAGATACCTTGTTTTCTTGGTGATTCTTGTTGCAACAATGTCAATTTCATGATCACTGCTTCAGAAGAAGACAAGCATTCGAAGGATTTCGAAACTGGTTTTGAACTTTATGCAGTCAGCAAGAAATCGCAGAATCAATCCGGCGTTCAACCGTTCTCTTCTCGGATCAAGGTCGAGCGTCAACATGACGGCGACGTCCGATTCTCGCGAGATCAAGATCAAAACAGCAAGAAAGGTGAGACGCTTTCTGATTTGCTACTGCCTTCGTCGGTGAGCATCGTTTTCATTTCTCATCATCGTGGTTTATGCATCACTGTTTTTGATCCCGGTGGAACTATGAGAATGATTTACAGTTTTGCTATTATGCTCCATATTCTGTCATTTTTCAATTCGGTTTCAATCTTTCCTTTCGATCCCGGTGGAACTTTCCTATGTCAGTGATATATTAGAAGTCAGTTCTGCATAATTGTGGATGTTGAAATAACCGTTGTTCTTGCCTTCTGTTTGGTCCTTTGTTTTCCAAACTCATACTAAGAATTATGTTACtatgagtttgagggaggctaTTACAATATAGAAGTCAATTCTGCACATTTGTTCAGTTTTGGATTAGTTGGTTTTCACATTAGAGAAGGATCAGATTTTGTTAATTGGTTATTTGCTGACATTGCTTGTGTTCTTGCTTATGTGAAAATCAATTAAATATCTTTGTTTGAAGGGTTGAATTGCATCTGATCTTGAGGTTTTGATTGATTCTGCTAAGAATTGTTACATTTGGTTTATTCATGGAGTTTGGAAATTGTAATGCTCATAAGATACTTGGTAAAGGTCCTCTATTAAAATCGTTGAATACAATGCAATTTGGTATAGACAAGGTTATTTTGCACAAGAGTTGGTTCTGGTGTTTGTTTAAAGGTTTCAGTCCAATTGGAAGGTCACTTGTTGCAGACTATGGAAGGTGTTATGAGGCTAGTTGTGCAGATTTTATGTTGCTTGCTTGGAGTCTATGGTTTCGAGGAATGTATTACAAGCCAAAAATTCAatgctttgtttctttgtttggatttagctttgtaattcaaactcaaattggtaaatttcccaatgttgagtttgagggaggctgttaagaatatagatagttagttaatcaactagagttagttgataggttaccaagttagttaggaggttagaaagttagttagggagttagttactccaaattgtcctataaataagctacttcattgtacattttactcattcttttatcaatctatattcattcaatatgaatttctatgagtatcttcctcatgaatactcttatgcactctatcttgccgacatctatgatctttatcccttcgattccaTGATTCATAACAAAATGCAAACAACAATTATTAGGTTACTATTCTAACAAATGAGAAGTTGATTTTTATATTAGCTAATAATAATATAGCATGTCCGACTATACTCATGATGCATAGATTCACATGGTCTGTTGCAATGAAACAAGACAGAACATGAGAATTAAGGCATGAAACAACAATATAGAAGCTGATATACAGTAGTAGACAAAGTTCTGCTTTACTTGGTAGCGCACGTTTACAGGGCAATGGTGGGGAGTAATAAACATAATACATACATATATTACAGAAATGCAGACTTATTTTGGTGGACAACAAAAGCCAagcccttatttttttttacaaaattgctgtttattttttgttccgTGTAATTGGTAAAGCAGCGATCACATTACGATGTGGCGCCGATTCTCTGCTATTACAAAGGGTATAGTATAGATTACCCCTCTTCTATGGCAATTTGACTGGCTCAATATTCCATATCTCGCGTGCATATTCATGAATGGTACGGTCACTGCTGAACTTGGATGAGCCTGCTGTGTTCAATATTGACATTTTTGTCCATTTCTGCACCCACGCATTATTTGCAAATGTTAATGATAACGGTAAAATGAAAGAAACTAGCCTTAAACGCTTACGGAAGTTAATGCGCCAAGGATTTAAAATGTGACGAACGTCACTCTTATGTTGTGAATAATACAGATTACCAAGACATATCTTTGCATGAAGGAACACCAATGGACTGAACTGTGGTATGTGAATGCATTTCACAAATTAATTGCATGACATAATCGAACAACCTAATGAGAGACAATGCAAATGATACATGCTTATAATGAACATGGAATTGGTGAATGCTTCCTTGAATAACCTGAGTCAATGACTAGCATGTGAAACAAATATTCCCTAACAAAGGAAAATGTATAGTTCACGGCAAAGATTTTTAAGCTTCCCCTACACCATCACCTTTTATGGTACAAAGggtttttttttaccataaaagGTAATGTGAAGCACATAGTGGAATAAGGCttagtttttgttgttgtattaGGTGAGGTGAAGTTGTAGCGAAAAAAATCTGGGTAAGAAAATCATAACTCATCTAAAATAGGAAAACGTCTAAATACTCACTTTTTGGTCGCGataagcttcatcaacctcctCCTGGCATTCTAAGTAGCTAGGGAAGTCCTTGGCCACAAGAAAATAATCTGCTCGACCAAAACCTTCATTTCCTTCTAAGGATCCAATCAGTTCATCATAGTTGTAAGGCCCAAAAACACCACTTCTGACAAATTTTTTAACTTCTTCGAATCGTGGATCAGGGACAAACTGAATTAAAAGACCAACTGGGTTATAATATGTTTCTATAGGAGAAAACCCAGATTTCTTTGAATAAATAATCAATATTTGAAACTGCAACAGTGAAATTTTTATTCTATGCTAGTGTGCTACCACCAccatgatgttttttttttttttacaaacaccattttttttttttgacaaacaccaCCATGATGTTAAAAGCTATATTATGTGTAATTAAATGCACAAGATGGACATAAAGATATACCTTTCCCTCTGCTCTTTCTTTCCTCAGCCCAGCAATTTCATGAGCCTTAGCACCAAAGAGGAAGAAGTTATCTTCACCAACTTCTTCCCTTATTTCAACATTGGCCCCATCTAAAGTTCCAATCTGTAAGCATCCATTCATTGCAAATTTCATGTTGCTAGTTCCACTTGCCTCCATTCCAGCAGTACTACAGTTGACAAGCGGGAAACTCATTATTTGGCAATGTAGCATAAAATCAAAGTTtcatagaaaacaaaataacaaatatgcaatttaaatcacATTGTCAAAGTGAAGGCATATTTTGCCCCGTCAACAATAATTTCGGAAACACAATTTGGTGGTGAGAAGTTGTTTCCTAGAAAGAATCAAGAATACTTTTGATTGCAATAACCCTCCACCCTGTTTCGTGCAATGCAAACCTTCAGGGTTGAATCTTGTGGACAATGAATAGGAAAATCAAACCTTATGCTGAAACTTAATTTGATGAAGAAGAGTTGGAGAGGTGAGAATCCTATTGTTTACCATTTAATACTAGAGGCTTTAATTACATCTCATATTTCAAGAACCAATCATCCTAAAGTTTCTGACCGCAAGCACATCAATGACTGTATATCTCTAACAGTATATCAGGTGACTTTTCTGCTTTACATACAGATAAATTGACTTTTTTCATATCTGTAAATCGGTTCTCAGTTGTCTCAAGAGTCAACATTTACCGTGTGGCCTCATCAATCAAACAACTAACTCAATCTGAATATATAGGGTTGATTTTGTTAAGAAGACTAGCAGCTTTAAACAAGTCTGGGTTCTCAATTCTGTAACCTTTTTCCCTTTTGAAGCAACATTTGTTTTGTTATCTAAGATTTTTGGAAAccaatctcaatttttttttctttatacacAGGCAGTCCAGAAAATAACCGGTGCTTATCTGGCATGTTCCAATAAAACACCAATACATCAAGGGATGCTGTATTACACTTTCAAATTCTGACAGCATACTGCTTTCATGTTGGGAAGGGGCCCTATATATCAGGATTAAATTACCAATACCAGAAACTTCTCTTGTCACTTTGAAAAACCTAGTATACATTTGTAATATGTTTGAACAAATGATGAAACACCTACTATTTCTAAATATCTATCTCAAGTGAGTTGTGAACCTCTCCATGTACAGAAAATAATGGTTAGCAGTTGTTTGTTCGAGCAACATCTCCAATTAATGCATGAAAATTAAACAACTTGATGCAATTAACTAAATATTTTTGATTTAGAGCTATTCATGATGCGATTAACTACAATGTTGCCGGAGCTTGGATTCTTGAAAGTATTGTATATCACCATTTACGTCAATATGACAAAAGCCTGCAATCCAAAGAGTAATCCAAACCAACTAAAGATTACCTGATATGTTGCGACAATTCACTAGCTGGAATAAGGATCTCTGCAACACTGACATTGTAGTCGGGGACAAAGATAACCTGAATAAACATGAACAAGTAGATAAATAACAATTTTGCATCATTCATAAGCAAAATTTTCAAACTACCAGTATCATCTGGTAGGAAGGGAATACTAAATACCAAATCATTAACaatttttgtcaaacaatttCTTTGAATTTCTATCCTATGAAAATATATTCATGTTAAAGTGCACTCAAATACATTCTCTATAAAATTGagcattgattttattttgaccACATAAGAGCAACTTGCTCAAAGTTTGTACTAGAATAGGAATAATACTTCACGGATCTTCAACAATGACATGGGTGGCTAAGACCtttataacaaaacaaaaaccaactcTTACATAGTCAAAAGTACCTTAAGAAGATCTCCTATTTCAGGATCATGATTTACAGTTGCCCCAACATCTGTGATAAATTTCACAATTCTCTTGGCTTGCACATATGTAGCAAATGCTTTTCCTCCAAATATACAAACTCTTGGAACAAAACTTTCTTTCCTTTCTGCAGCACTCATTTCTTTCATCTTCTTGTAGCGGTAAACAAttccaaaaatatttaatagtTGTCGTTTATATTCGTGGATTCTTTTCACctaaacaaaatcaattaaGCCAACAGTTTATCAATACTATACATTTAAAATAATGAGTTGGGTAGAAATTAGAAACTGAATTCGTTAGTGACAAAATTATTAGGAGTAGAATAAAAGGTaacttcaaaatataaaatttcatagtAGTAACTTGGAGTACAAGTGAAAACTAGCTATCCTACTTTGATCTTATATTGACAAGCTTAGGCATTTAAAATGCCCATTTAACTAAGTAGGCCAGGGCTAGTATACGTTGAGCTATTTATTTTCTATGTGTATATATAATTAAGATATCATAAGactaatataatttattaaatcACATATCTGATTTATTTATTCTATGCATAACATGATAAATTGTTAAATTACTAGGTTTATTGAAACTTAGAAAATCTAGACCTATTGTCCGGTTCAAAGGTCGTAATTCAATGTAGGTCCTTATTCTTGTCCGGTTAAAAGCTTGATGGGAAAGAGAGGCCACTGGAACATCAGCTAATAACAGGTGGGAATATATCTCTAGGAGGATAAGGAAAAGCATACCCTTGCCTAGCTTAATTCCACTATACTCAATAAGCAACCAAAACTTAGTCTAAGAAGACACCTACTAAAACTTAAGCTATAATACTAAAGATATAAACATTTATGAAGTACCTTTGATTCTGAACTCACATACAAAAATATAAGTCCTCCAGCTACCTAATTTTTCCCTCCACCTAGAAATTGTTTTCAACTTCCATTCCAAGTTTAAAACTTGTAGCCCAACCAAAACTGGCAATAAAAGAGAAGGGAAAGAAATATAAAGTCATCACCATACCTGGATGTCATACATTGCATCAGGACTGACAGAATATCCTGTTCTTTCTTTGATGAATGCTGCAACTTTCACTTTGTTATTCCTTTTTGCTTCCCTCCATTGCTTTTGTAGATCCTCCTTATCTGCAAACTATTAATGAATGATACTAGTATGTTCAGCTAGGATTTTAGAAACCTGAGAATCAGGCTGAGAATAATATAGAGTAACTGAATTAAAAACAATGGAAATACAAGTTGGCTTAAATCTTTTCAGTTCTAATTTATTAATTTCAGAATAATCACATAAGTTATAATGAAGAAACTACAAAGATTCCTTGAATATCAAGAATGACTTCTAGAAAGTTCCACCTAATGGAAAaagattttgttgttgatgatgatgtatTTTAAGAAGGCTTggtgtgtgtttggtttcacGGTACAAACTATTGATGAGAGTTCTACATTGCATGAGATATGGCCTGAAAGAGTGTTTATAAATGAGGGATACCCTTAGCCTTACGAGCCAATTTTGTGGGGTTGATTTAGGtccaacccaaattctaagatggtagcGGAGTCTGGTTATGATTTTAGAATTACTATAAAAAATTGACTGTCTCTGTCAAATgtgattttagtaaaaatacATGTTAGGTAAGGTAACTATTAGTGAAAATTGATTGTCTCCAAATCTTAATTTAACTaaaattatttaagaaaaaaacaaaagcatttGCATTAGGTTGCAAAATGTACactatattttatgttttagaTTGAATTTGTTTTGAGAAAAACATCCAAATATAAATAACTTCACTTCAAACTCATAaccaaatcaattttacaaaattaagtTAATTCAAAATTACACTTGACTGGCTCAACCTCTAATCAAAAGTCTAGCTTCAACCTTCTCGCCTAAATACAGAATTGAATTGAGCTAATCATAGAAACTGTAGGCATTCATTCTGATTAAACTCAATACCAGATATTCATAActtttgccattaaaaaaaatgataacttTCTAAATAGTACCATCACCGGAAACAATTCATATCATTTGAGTTGAAAGAGTTCAGAAAATGCAAGATACTTATCTTTTCTAGATTAGCTAGaagcaatttatttattaatagttACTTTGGGAAAACTTGTAGTGACCatcataaaatttcaaattggAGATCATATGTTCAGAAGTGTCTAGACACATTACAATATCTAGTGCTGCAAAACCTGACATAcataaaaaagcaaaaaaaaaaaaaaggcaaataaAGATTgaacaaaaagaagaaatgaCAAATGTGAATACTTCTTCAATTCTATAAATGAAGAAATTGTTATAAAACAAgatcaacaaattaaataatggTAATTACCTTCCGCAGTTCAGCCAGTTTCTCAGTATTTAGGACCCAATCTTCTGTGCCTATCCACTGAGTTATTATTTTACTCAAATCTGGATTACAGAACCTGATCCATCTTCTTGGTGTCACaccatttgttttgttttggaattTCTCAGGCCATAACTGCAAGAAATATGGCATGTATGTCAGTGATAAAAGGTTCATACACAAACACTACACATATAACACATATTGTGGTaagtttcattttaaattttcaaaattagtGCACGTGAGTGTAATCACATCAAAATGGCGGAAATGGAAATATACATATCCTGTGGGCCTATTATGTCCTTTTGGCATGCTTCAAATTATATTCCCTTTTGTCAAAGACAAG
It contains:
- the LOC123907392 gene encoding UDP-glucose 6-dehydrogenase 1-like → MVKICCIGAGYVGGPTMAVIALKCPSIEVVVVDISKSRIAAWNSDKLPIYEPGLDEVVKQCRGKNLFFSTEVEKHVYEADIVFVSVNTPTKTRGLGAGKAADLTYWENAARMIADVSKSDKIVVEKSTVPVKTAEAIEKIMTHNAKGIKFQILSNPEFLAEGTAIQDLFNPDRVLIGGRETPEGEKAIQTLKNVYSQWIPEGKILTTNLWSAELSKLAANAFLAQRISSVNALSSLCEATGANVNQVSYAVGTDTRIGPKFLNASVGFGGSCFQKDILNLVYICECNGLPEVAEYWKQVIKINDYQKSRFVNRVVASMFNTVSNKKIAILGFAFKKDTGDTRETPAIDVCKGLLGDKARVSIFDPQVTEDQIQRDLWMNKFDWDHPIHLQPTSTPSNEKNVSVVLDAYEATKDADGVCILTEWDEFKKLDYQKIYDNMRKPAFVFDGRNVVDCDKLREIGFIVYSIGKPLDPWLKDMPAVA